One part of the Mariniblastus fucicola genome encodes these proteins:
- a CDS encoding peptidylprolyl isomerase: MASPKVCKLTPHNFGFACLIAASLFASSSSGQSVEPTPDPYFKPTAKKPDFQNSYVPPTFSPGSIGKRLPQKIGSPSSSLSVPWSHERSIVRDQASDDNGFKPKSGVVDPPGKIQLVSGTEPVAKQEGIRVAELPTKKKIEPLKTFEPGRVVAIVGGEPIFVGDMLFEVNQIIESKIPQAPESAKQVQRQKLLTMLTKKFVDQKMLFVDAMGKLPAEANIDDLVKQASNVFNEQVLPQMMESSGVKNISEFDGNLRAQGSSLRQVRTAWAKDQLARQFVQQDMKVDQTVTHQEMLDDYLANKEKYAVRARSKWEQVMVRFDKHESRTAAKRKIAELGNQIIYGASFSEIAKKHSDGFRASKGGQHDWTGKGALVLKEIDAAIFELPIGELSDIIESRDGYHIVRVLERTDATHTPFTEAQIEIQKRIKNDKINAAFEKHLERVRERIPVEYFPLD; this comes from the coding sequence ATGGCTTCGCCAAAAGTCTGCAAACTGACTCCTCACAATTTTGGTTTTGCCTGTCTGATTGCCGCGAGCCTGTTTGCTTCATCAAGCAGCGGCCAGTCCGTCGAACCCACACCGGATCCGTACTTCAAGCCGACGGCTAAAAAGCCTGACTTCCAGAATAGCTACGTCCCTCCGACATTTTCACCGGGCTCGATCGGAAAGCGACTTCCGCAGAAAATCGGATCGCCATCGAGCAGCCTTTCTGTTCCGTGGAGTCACGAGCGATCGATCGTCCGCGATCAGGCATCGGACGACAACGGCTTCAAGCCAAAATCTGGGGTCGTTGATCCACCTGGAAAAATTCAATTGGTGTCGGGAACCGAACCCGTTGCAAAACAGGAAGGCATTCGCGTTGCGGAGTTACCAACAAAAAAGAAAATTGAACCTCTAAAGACTTTCGAGCCAGGCCGCGTGGTTGCGATTGTTGGTGGAGAGCCGATCTTTGTTGGCGACATGCTGTTTGAAGTCAACCAGATCATCGAATCCAAGATCCCTCAGGCTCCCGAATCGGCAAAGCAGGTGCAGCGGCAAAAACTGCTGACGATGCTAACGAAAAAGTTCGTCGACCAGAAAATGCTGTTCGTTGACGCGATGGGAAAATTACCGGCGGAAGCCAACATCGACGACCTCGTGAAACAGGCATCGAATGTTTTCAACGAACAGGTGTTGCCACAAATGATGGAAAGCAGCGGTGTTAAAAACATTTCCGAGTTTGATGGAAACTTGCGAGCACAAGGTTCTTCACTTCGTCAGGTGCGAACGGCGTGGGCGAAAGATCAGCTGGCGCGTCAGTTTGTGCAACAGGACATGAAGGTCGACCAAACGGTGACTCATCAGGAAATGCTTGATGACTACCTCGCGAACAAGGAAAAGTACGCTGTGCGAGCTCGTTCCAAATGGGAACAGGTGATGGTTCGTTTCGACAAACACGAATCACGGACGGCAGCCAAGCGAAAGATTGCTGAACTCGGCAACCAGATTATCTACGGAGCCAGCTTTTCCGAGATTGCAAAAAAACACTCCGACGGATTCCGAGCATCCAAAGGCGGGCAGCACGACTGGACCGGTAAAGGGGCTCTGGTTCTGAAAGAGATCGACGCCGCCATCTTCGAGCTGCCGATCGGCGAGCTTAGCGACATTATCGAAAGCCGCGACGGATATCACATCGTCCGCGTTCTCGAACGTACCGACGCGACGCACACGCCGTTTACCGAGGCGCAGATTGAAATTCAAAAGCGGATCAAGAACGACAAAATCAACGCTGCTTTCGAAAAGCATTTGGAACGAGTTCGCGAGCGAATTCCAGTTGAATATTTCCCGCTGGACTAG
- the mfd gene encoding transcription-repair coupling factor, giving the protein MSEVASSIDSAVAIEKLAVEFAQRPQLIACIEALKQKKPATFDSVWGSSCALLTQSIAAHIDQIVVVVGDTKTQDRLLDDLPTFGDARAERFPSCMIRADNSNVVDLDYGERLRLIKSLNAGEQNPIIVTTVASLLQPVPSTKSLGGNTRRLAVGDQLDVEAFQAWLLEHGFHNTSAVDLPGEFSNRGGILDVFAPDFSSPVRIELFDDEIESLRQFDTSTQRSVSSLQQFEITVLTDQDSQVFDGHFFDHVPESTAVLLVEPDALQAEAERFAERTSDSIKLFTWDESRQKMAGRGLASASSVTSGSIGQQWQLPIESVEKFSGEIGEIRLQVERLSRDATGQEYQVLIVASVEGETTRVTEILSPTGAWKEGRIALGVGSVHDGFRIRDSKTVIVSCDQIFNRSDLRRKGRRRLGKAIDSFLDLKDGNLIVHLSHGIGRYRGLKMLEKDGQHTEHMELEFAGGTRIYVPAAKIDLVQKYIGGSKTTPRLAKIGGTGWQKRKASVESAITDMASEMIDIQAQRQGRSGISMRMETQWQHEFEQSFPYHETPDQLTAIASIKEDLENSQPMERLLCGDVGYGKTEVAMRAAFKAVENGYQVAVLVPTTVLAEQHYKSFSARMAEFPLKIVKLSRFCTTKQMKENVAKLKSGEADIAIGTHRIVSKDVKFANLGLVVIDEEQKFGVAVKEKLKNFRSTVNILSMSATPIPRTLHMSLVGVRDIANLETAPEDRMPVETKVMRFNNEVVRAAILRELARGGQVFFVHNRVKDIHVLRQKLEDLVPEASFNVGHGQMDELELECVMSDFIAGKFDVLIATTIVESGLDIPNANTIFIDEADRYGLSDLHQLRGRVGRYHHQAYCYLLLQPHKHLNPTAAKRLQAIETFSQMGAGFQISMRDLEIRGAGNLLGTQQSGHIATVGYEMYCQLLEKAVRRLKSMPARISIQVDVDLPISAYIPDKYVPDRRQKLDLYRRLTRLEKFDHIAEVREELADRFGPIPKPVERLLAASEVKLLAASWQIDAIQLRDKYLVFEYSVRPRMERLSKERPMIRIIDDHTAMVTLKSGKIAPGKLLALVKSLLENVEV; this is encoded by the coding sequence ATGTCCGAAGTGGCATCTTCTATCGATTCCGCGGTCGCTATCGAAAAACTCGCCGTCGAGTTCGCTCAGCGACCGCAACTGATCGCCTGCATTGAAGCGCTGAAGCAGAAAAAGCCAGCAACCTTCGATTCAGTGTGGGGTTCGTCCTGCGCGCTGCTGACTCAAAGCATCGCCGCTCACATCGACCAAATCGTAGTCGTCGTCGGAGACACCAAAACGCAAGACCGGTTGCTCGATGACCTGCCAACCTTCGGTGACGCGCGAGCCGAACGGTTTCCGTCCTGCATGATCCGTGCGGACAACTCCAACGTCGTCGATCTCGACTACGGCGAACGGCTGCGGCTAATTAAATCGCTCAACGCCGGCGAGCAGAATCCGATCATCGTGACGACCGTAGCCTCATTGCTGCAACCGGTTCCCTCAACGAAATCGCTTGGCGGAAACACTCGTCGTCTGGCCGTTGGCGATCAACTCGATGTCGAAGCCTTCCAGGCCTGGCTGCTGGAACACGGATTCCACAACACCAGTGCTGTCGACTTGCCGGGCGAGTTCTCCAACCGCGGCGGGATCCTGGACGTGTTCGCGCCGGACTTTTCCAGCCCGGTCCGCATCGAGCTTTTCGACGACGAGATCGAATCGCTGCGCCAGTTCGACACATCGACGCAGCGTAGCGTTTCTTCGTTGCAACAGTTTGAAATCACCGTCCTGACCGATCAGGACAGTCAGGTTTTCGACGGCCACTTCTTCGATCACGTCCCGGAATCCACTGCGGTTTTGCTGGTCGAACCCGATGCTCTGCAGGCCGAAGCCGAGCGGTTCGCGGAACGAACTTCCGATTCAATCAAGCTGTTCACGTGGGACGAAAGCCGTCAAAAAATGGCAGGAAGAGGGTTGGCTTCCGCGAGCTCGGTCACCAGCGGATCCATCGGTCAGCAGTGGCAGTTGCCGATCGAGTCCGTAGAAAAGTTCAGCGGTGAGATTGGCGAAATTCGCCTACAAGTCGAACGGCTTTCCCGCGACGCGACCGGTCAGGAATATCAGGTGCTAATCGTGGCCTCGGTGGAGGGCGAAACAACCCGAGTCACCGAAATCCTTTCGCCGACCGGAGCTTGGAAAGAAGGCCGAATCGCGTTGGGCGTCGGCAGCGTGCACGATGGATTTCGAATTCGCGATTCCAAAACCGTGATCGTCAGCTGCGACCAAATTTTCAATCGCTCCGACCTGCGCCGCAAAGGACGTCGGCGGCTTGGCAAAGCCATTGACAGCTTTCTGGATCTTAAAGACGGCAACCTGATCGTGCATCTTTCGCACGGCATCGGTCGTTATCGTGGCTTGAAGATGCTGGAAAAAGACGGCCAGCACACCGAGCACATGGAGCTTGAATTCGCTGGCGGAACGCGGATTTATGTTCCGGCCGCGAAAATCGATCTGGTTCAAAAGTACATCGGCGGTTCGAAAACGACGCCCCGTCTGGCAAAGATCGGCGGAACGGGTTGGCAGAAACGCAAGGCTTCCGTCGAGTCCGCGATCACGGACATGGCTTCTGAGATGATCGACATCCAGGCTCAACGGCAAGGCCGATCCGGAATTTCGATGCGGATGGAAACGCAATGGCAGCACGAGTTCGAACAGAGCTTTCCCTATCACGAAACGCCCGACCAACTCACCGCGATCGCCTCGATCAAGGAAGACCTGGAAAACTCACAGCCGATGGAACGGTTGCTGTGCGGCGATGTCGGCTACGGAAAAACCGAAGTCGCCATGCGGGCTGCCTTCAAAGCGGTTGAAAACGGATACCAGGTCGCGGTGCTGGTGCCGACGACCGTACTCGCGGAACAGCACTACAAATCGTTTAGCGCCCGGATGGCTGAGTTCCCGCTGAAGATCGTGAAGCTGTCTCGCTTCTGCACGACGAAGCAGATGAAGGAGAATGTGGCGAAACTGAAATCTGGCGAAGCCGACATCGCCATCGGGACTCATCGCATCGTTTCCAAAGACGTCAAATTCGCCAACCTTGGGCTGGTCGTGATCGACGAAGAGCAAAAGTTCGGCGTGGCGGTAAAGGAAAAACTGAAGAATTTTCGATCGACGGTGAACATCCTTTCCATGTCGGCGACTCCGATTCCGAGGACGCTGCATATGTCGCTGGTCGGCGTCCGTGACATCGCCAACCTGGAAACGGCTCCGGAAGATCGGATGCCAGTCGAAACGAAAGTCATGCGTTTTAACAACGAAGTCGTTCGCGCCGCGATCTTGCGTGAACTGGCCCGCGGAGGACAGGTGTTCTTTGTGCACAACCGTGTCAAAGACATTCATGTCCTGAGGCAGAAACTCGAAGACCTTGTGCCGGAAGCATCGTTCAACGTCGGCCACGGTCAAATGGACGAACTGGAACTCGAATGCGTGATGTCTGACTTCATCGCTGGCAAGTTTGATGTCCTGATTGCGACGACGATCGTCGAAAGTGGTTTGGACATTCCGAATGCGAACACGATTTTCATCGACGAGGCCGATCGGTACGGGCTTTCGGATTTACATCAGCTTCGCGGCCGCGTCGGTCGGTACCACCATCAGGCTTATTGCTATTTGCTGCTGCAACCGCACAAGCACCTGAACCCGACGGCGGCGAAACGACTGCAAGCCATCGAGACGTTTTCGCAGATGGGAGCTGGCTTTCAGATTTCGATGCGGGACCTGGAAATTCGCGGTGCGGGAAATTTGCTGGGGACTCAACAGTCCGGGCACATCGCGACCGTTGGTTATGAAATGTACTGTCAGTTGCTGGAGAAAGCCGTGCGGCGGCTGAAGTCGATGCCGGCGAGGATTTCGATTCAAGTCGATGTGGATTTGCCGATATCGGCTTACATCCCTGACAAGTACGTGCCGGACCGAAGGCAGAAGCTGGATCTCTATCGGCGGTTGACTCGTCTGGAGAAGTTCGATCACATTGCTGAAGTTCGGGAGGAGCTGGCCGATCGCTTCGGGCCGATTCCAAAACCGGTAGAGCGTTTGTTGGCGGCATCGGAAGTGAAATTGCTGGCGGCTTCGTGGCAGATCGATGCGATTCAGTTGCGCGACAAGTATCTGGTGTTCGAGTATTCGGTTCGCCCGCGGATGGAGCGGCTTTCGAAGGAGCGTCCGATGATTCGAATCATTGATGATCACACCGCGATGGTGACGTTGAAGAGCGGGAAGATCGCGCCGGGGAAACTGCTGGCACTTGTGAAATCTTTGCTGGAAAACGTTGAAGTTTGA
- a CDS encoding LamG-like jellyroll fold domain-containing protein, whose amino-acid sequence MSGDREMLRTLTCFIMLLVGAFPAVAQESESNSEPEKAAKSSQADAGDVEIVRVDQKIFTTRSKPMSLALAPETEAFQIAIYGDRTGGDPSGLKFLRQAVDDTNLIDPDFVMTVGDLIQGYNRPDEWIVEMKEFRDIMDGLDMEWFPVAGNHDIYWDFRDPNRPQKHHEANYEKNFGPLWYSFQHKNNGFIVLFSDEGDLENGDKGFREGRMQNMSDQQLEFLEKALAKLSDCDHVFCFLHHPRWLGGGYEGSNWPEVHKRMVAAKNVAAVFAGHIHHMTYHGPVDGIEYYSLATTGGHLSMESVELGYLHHFNLVTIRPDGFSVSAIPVGGVLDPKDFDKAMLDDVNVVRGARPKRNGEKLLVKPDASVSQAYAMTVTNPGAYPLEATFSPTVPAGWQAIPDHQHVVIGPGKTEEARFFLVHADDMQARGGWSNQAVPSVRYQYEYLHPKGRIKLPEQTVAIDMGLAEIPADAFATDASRSLHLRGRTSAQTRRRRATNSTDSAVIQSSEIDLPQGPFTLEAWVCATKIDGSRGVVCKTQSSEYAIFLHNGIPSFDVHLSGTYVSPKASKKVELDKWTHLAGVFDGKECHMFVDGKKVQSLKGSGTRRLNQLPLFVGADPDGNGNPTREFAGEIDEVRLSTGVRYTEDFVPSRRHETDSETKMLLHFDQQVGPFVIDDSANRTGVMLLGDANVAPVTEGSDK is encoded by the coding sequence ATGAGTGGAGACCGCGAAATGCTTCGAACGTTAACCTGTTTTATAATGCTGCTAGTTGGTGCTTTTCCTGCCGTGGCGCAGGAGAGTGAGTCAAATTCTGAGCCTGAAAAGGCTGCCAAATCTTCTCAGGCCGATGCCGGCGACGTCGAAATCGTCCGCGTCGATCAGAAGATTTTCACGACTCGATCCAAACCGATGTCGTTGGCATTGGCTCCGGAAACCGAAGCCTTCCAGATTGCGATCTACGGCGACCGAACCGGTGGCGATCCGAGCGGACTGAAGTTCCTTCGCCAGGCCGTCGACGATACCAACCTGATCGATCCGGACTTCGTGATGACCGTTGGCGATTTGATCCAGGGCTACAACCGTCCCGACGAATGGATAGTCGAAATGAAAGAATTTCGCGACATCATGGACGGGCTCGATATGGAATGGTTTCCCGTCGCCGGCAACCACGACATCTACTGGGACTTTCGCGATCCCAACCGCCCGCAGAAGCACCATGAAGCCAACTACGAGAAAAACTTCGGCCCGCTGTGGTACTCGTTCCAACACAAAAACAATGGCTTTATCGTTCTGTTCTCCGACGAAGGCGATCTGGAAAACGGCGACAAGGGATTTCGCGAAGGTCGCATGCAAAACATGAGCGACCAGCAGCTTGAGTTTTTGGAAAAGGCTCTCGCAAAGCTCTCCGATTGCGATCACGTTTTCTGTTTCCTGCACCATCCACGCTGGCTCGGCGGTGGCTACGAAGGCAGCAACTGGCCGGAAGTCCACAAGCGAATGGTCGCTGCGAAAAACGTTGCGGCGGTTTTCGCTGGCCACATTCACCACATGACTTATCACGGCCCCGTCGACGGCATCGAGTACTACTCGCTGGCGACAACCGGCGGACACCTTTCGATGGAGTCCGTAGAGTTGGGCTACTTGCATCACTTCAATCTTGTCACGATCCGCCCGGACGGATTTTCGGTTTCTGCAATTCCTGTCGGCGGCGTGCTCGACCCGAAGGATTTCGACAAAGCCATGTTGGATGACGTCAACGTTGTCCGCGGGGCACGACCGAAACGAAACGGCGAGAAACTGCTCGTCAAACCCGACGCCTCCGTTAGCCAGGCTTACGCGATGACCGTCACCAACCCCGGAGCCTATCCGCTGGAGGCAACTTTCTCTCCGACCGTCCCAGCGGGTTGGCAAGCGATCCCGGATCACCAACACGTGGTGATTGGGCCAGGTAAAACGGAAGAAGCCAGATTCTTTCTCGTGCACGCCGACGACATGCAGGCCAGAGGTGGCTGGAGCAATCAGGCCGTTCCATCGGTCCGTTATCAGTATGAGTATTTGCATCCGAAAGGACGTATCAAGCTTCCGGAGCAAACCGTCGCGATCGATATGGGCCTTGCCGAAATTCCCGCGGATGCTTTCGCGACCGATGCGAGTCGAAGTCTTCATCTGCGCGGCAGAACCAGTGCACAGACTCGTCGACGACGAGCCACCAACAGCACCGATTCAGCTGTGATCCAAAGCTCCGAAATCGATTTGCCGCAGGGACCATTCACGCTTGAGGCCTGGGTGTGCGCGACGAAGATCGATGGTAGCCGTGGCGTTGTTTGTAAGACTCAGTCATCCGAATACGCGATCTTTTTGCACAACGGAATCCCTTCGTTTGATGTTCATCTAAGCGGAACCTACGTCAGCCCGAAAGCAAGCAAGAAAGTCGAACTCGACAAGTGGACTCATCTTGCCGGCGTGTTCGACGGCAAGGAATGTCACATGTTCGTCGACGGCAAGAAAGTTCAATCGCTCAAAGGCAGCGGCACGCGAAGGCTCAATCAGCTTCCGCTGTTCGTCGGTGCTGATCCTGACGGCAACGGCAATCCTACCCGTGAGTTCGCCGGCGAGATCGACGAAGTGCGGCTGTCGACGGGCGTTCGCTACACGGAAGATTTTGTTCCGTCGCGGCGCCATGAAACGGATTCTGAGACGAAGATGCTGTTGCACTTTGACCAGCAAGTTGGCCCGTTCGTGATTGACGATTCGGCGAACCGGACGGGCGTCATGTTGCTTGGCGATGCGAACGTCGCTCCGGTTACCGAAGGTTCGGACAAATAG
- a CDS encoding YifB family Mg chelatase-like AAA ATPase translates to MESNSSAQAERHTSGMLAKLKTFSMLGINAMPVEVEVDVSARAMPKTILVGLPEAAVRESTHRVERAMINSGFVRPADRIVINLAPAELPKQAATFDLPISLGILIGSGQMSSDLLKEYAVVGELALEGHTRPAKGILSMAIEARNSGLRGIVVPTENAGEAAVVEGLDVIAVGSLTEAVGFFCGQLEIEPTPSRVDELFQEFSTYEIDFSDVRGQETAKRAITIAAAGSHNILMLGPPGSGKTMLAKRIPTVLPPLLPSESIETTRIYSAVGRLEKGQPLLATRPFRSPHHTISEAGLVGGGSTPMPGEISMAHHGILFLDELPEFNRRTLEVMRQPLEDRVVTISRAMASTTFPCHFMLVAALNPCPCGYRNDPRRQCNCTPPQIEKYMGKISGPLLDRIDIHVEVPAAQFSELSSSKPGTSSEKIREDVIRARQAQAARFAGTKIMYNAQMSSRQIREYCPLPQDCIELLKHAVNEMGLSARAHDKVLRLARTVADLEGAAGIEFAHLSESIQYRMLDRDIWK, encoded by the coding sequence ATGGAATCCAACTCCTCCGCGCAAGCCGAACGACATACCAGCGGTATGCTGGCCAAGCTCAAGACATTCTCGATGCTTGGCATCAACGCGATGCCGGTTGAAGTTGAGGTCGACGTTTCCGCACGAGCGATGCCGAAAACGATTTTGGTTGGACTGCCCGAGGCCGCGGTTCGCGAAAGCACGCATCGTGTCGAACGAGCCATGATTAACTCGGGCTTTGTACGTCCGGCCGATCGCATCGTGATCAATCTGGCTCCGGCGGAGCTTCCCAAACAGGCGGCGACTTTTGATCTGCCAATCTCGCTGGGCATTCTGATCGGCAGCGGGCAGATGTCGTCGGATTTGCTTAAAGAGTATGCCGTCGTCGGTGAGTTGGCGTTGGAAGGCCACACGCGTCCGGCCAAGGGCATTCTCTCGATGGCGATCGAAGCCAGGAACAGTGGCCTTCGTGGGATTGTCGTTCCAACCGAAAACGCTGGCGAAGCGGCCGTCGTCGAAGGCCTTGATGTGATCGCGGTTGGGTCGCTGACCGAGGCCGTGGGCTTCTTTTGCGGACAGCTCGAGATCGAGCCGACGCCATCGCGCGTTGATGAACTGTTCCAGGAATTTTCAACTTACGAGATCGATTTCTCCGACGTCCGCGGTCAGGAAACTGCCAAGCGTGCGATCACGATCGCCGCCGCTGGAAGCCACAATATTTTGATGCTCGGTCCGCCCGGTAGCGGCAAAACCATGTTGGCCAAACGGATTCCAACCGTGTTGCCGCCGCTGTTGCCATCGGAGTCGATTGAGACGACTCGGATTTACAGCGCCGTTGGACGACTGGAGAAAGGCCAACCGCTGCTCGCGACACGGCCGTTTCGGTCTCCGCATCACACGATCAGCGAAGCCGGTTTGGTGGGAGGCGGCAGCACGCCGATGCCGGGCGAGATCAGTATGGCGCATCACGGAATTCTGTTCCTCGATGAGCTTCCTGAGTTCAACCGTCGCACGCTGGAGGTCATGCGTCAGCCCCTGGAGGATCGCGTCGTGACCATTTCTCGTGCGATGGCATCGACGACTTTCCCGTGTCACTTCATGTTGGTTGCAGCGCTCAACCCTTGCCCGTGTGGCTATCGGAATGATCCACGCCGACAGTGCAATTGCACGCCACCACAAATCGAAAAGTACATGGGCAAGATCTCTGGGCCGTTGCTTGATCGCATCGACATTCATGTCGAAGTTCCAGCGGCTCAGTTTTCGGAGCTTTCTTCGTCCAAACCCGGAACCTCCAGTGAAAAAATTCGTGAGGACGTGATTCGCGCGCGGCAAGCCCAGGCGGCTCGGTTCGCTGGAACGAAGATCATGTATAACGCTCAGATGAGCAGTCGGCAGATTCGCGAGTATTGTCCGCTGCCGCAGGATTGCATCGAGCTGTTAAAGCACGCCGTAAACGAAATGGGGCTCTCTGCCCGTGCTCACGACAAGGTCTTACGTCTGGCCCGAACCGTCGCCGATCTCGAAGGCGCCGCAGGGATCGAATTCGCTCATCTCAGCGAATCCATCCAATATCGAATGCTCGATAGAGATATCTGGAAATGA
- a CDS encoding ABC transporter ATP-binding protein, whose amino-acid sequence MTPAIQTRELTKYYNDFQAVNNVNLYVEPGSLYGFLGPNGAGKSTTIKMLTGILKPTSGAVELLGGDPWDAAQGIEIKKRIGVVPEDLALFDNLTAREYLAFVGRMHSLDKATIVSRGEELLTLLKLEGVEKKLTVEYSHGMKKKLALAAALLPNPSLLFLDEPFEGVDVVTARSIRDLLMDYVANGSTVFVTTHVMEIVERICTHVGIIANGQLVEQCSLEELRAKTSLENRFIELVGTTEDETPNLGWLDGGNKASAFSSEVSESTVAGETSE is encoded by the coding sequence ATGACTCCTGCCATACAAACTCGCGAACTGACGAAATACTACAACGATTTTCAGGCCGTCAACAACGTGAACCTTTACGTCGAACCCGGGAGCCTGTACGGTTTTTTAGGGCCCAACGGAGCCGGAAAATCGACGACGATCAAAATGCTGACCGGCATCCTCAAGCCAACTTCCGGTGCGGTCGAACTGCTCGGCGGCGACCCGTGGGACGCGGCTCAAGGCATTGAGATCAAGAAACGGATCGGCGTCGTGCCGGAAGATCTGGCTCTCTTTGACAATCTCACGGCAAGAGAATACCTGGCGTTTGTCGGCCGGATGCACTCGCTGGACAAAGCCACGATCGTCAGTCGCGGAGAAGAACTACTGACACTGCTGAAACTTGAAGGCGTGGAGAAGAAGCTGACCGTCGAGTATTCACACGGCATGAAAAAGAAGCTGGCTCTTGCCGCGGCACTGCTGCCGAATCCGTCGCTCTTGTTCCTGGACGAACCGTTTGAAGGAGTCGACGTGGTGACTGCGAGATCGATCCGCGATCTGTTGATGGACTACGTTGCCAACGGTTCGACGGTTTTTGTGACGACGCACGTGATGGAAATTGTCGAACGCATCTGCACTCACGTTGGGATCATCGCCAACGGACAACTGGTGGAGCAATGTTCGCTGGAGGAATTGAGGGCAAAGACTTCTCTGGAGAATCGCTTCATCGAACTCGTCGGCACGACCGAAGATGAGACACCGAATCTTGGTTGGCTCGATGGAGGCAACAAAGCGAGTGCGTTTTCCTCTGAAGTTTCTGAGTCGACGGTTGCCGGGGAAACGAGCGAATGA